Proteins from a genomic interval of Rosa chinensis cultivar Old Blush chromosome 2, RchiOBHm-V2, whole genome shotgun sequence:
- the LOC112185357 gene encoding pentatricopeptide repeat-containing protein At3g28660 gives MQQTHMKQLVYTRIQAWKRCMSLAQRCTNMRTLKPTHAVFITHGLHLNNYAVSKLIAFCALSDSGNIRYASLLFNQVQTPNTYMYNTLIRAHSTSSEPYLAMHYFRLMLNQSDLEPDNFTFHFVILGCVNCAWIVPGRQIHSWVVKNGMVIVDAHVQTALVRLYVECRVLGDAHMVFDEISERDMIQWNVIMNGYVKCGLASEALRVFRDMLVRGFEPDDFCVATGLAACAHLGALWQGKWIHEYVRKRKGLDSDVFIGTALVDMYAKCGCIDLAVEVFEGMAKRNVVSWSAMIGAFGVHGYAAEAISCLERMQVDDGIKPDGVVLLGVLMACTHGGLLEKGKALLDNMKAQYGIVPKHEHYSCVIDLLCKAGRLSDAFELIRRMPMKPLASVWGALLSGCSIHNNVDLAEIAVEQLLQLANDDRGEEVGAYVQLSNIYLGARRSEDALRIRKMIGEKGIKKTPGCSMLEVDGKVNEFVSGDVSHSHCVQICTMLDLISADSFQEL, from the coding sequence ATGCAGCAGACGCATATGAAGCAACTGGTCTACACCAGAATCCAAGCATGGAAGCGGTGCATGTCTTTAGCCCAACGCTGCACCAACATGCGCACCCTCAAACCCACCCACGCCGTCTTCATCACCCACGGCCTCCACCTCAACAACTACGCCGTCAGCAAACTCATCGCCTTCTGCGCCCTCTCCGACTCCGGCAATATCCGATACGCCTCTCTCCTCTTCAACCAAGTCCAGACCCCCAACACCTACATGTACAACACCCTGATCAGAGCCCACTCCACCAGCTCCGAGCCTTATCTGGCCATGCATTACTTCCGTCTTATGTTAAACCAGAGCGACTTAGAACCCGATAATTTTACGTTTCATTTCGTCATCTTGGGTTGTGTGAATTGCGCTTGGATTGTTCCGGGGAGGCAGATTCATAGTTGGGTGGTCAAGAATGGGATGGTTATAGTGGATGCTCATGTTCAGACTGCGCTTGTGAGGTTGTATGTGGAATGCAGGGTTTTAGGGGATGCACACATGGTGTTCGATGAAATTTCTGAGAGAGATATGATACAGTGGAATGTGATCATGAATGGGTATGTGAAGTGCGGCTTGGCTTCTGAGGCTTTGAGGGTTTTTCGGGATATGTTGGTGCGTGGGTTTGAGCCTGATGATTTTTGTGTGGCTACGGGGCTCGCGGCGTGTGCTCATTTGGGGGCTCTTTGGCAGGGGAAGTGGATTCATGAGTATGTTAGAAAGAGGAAAGGGTTGGATTCGGATGTGTTTATTGGGACGGCACTTGTTGATATGTATGCCAAGTGTGGTTGTATTGATTTGGCTGTGGAGGTGTTTGAGGGAATGGCGAAAAGGAATGTGGTGTCGTGGTCAGCAATGATTGGAGCGTTTGGTGTGCATGGTTATGCGGCAGAAGCAATTTCTTGCTTGGAGAGAATGCAGGTAGATGATGGAATCAAGCCTGATGGTGTTGTCCTTCTTGGAGTTCTGATGGCCTGTACTCATGGAGGATTGCTTGAGAAGGGCAAGGCCCTGTTGGACAACATGAAAGCTCAATATGGGATTGTGCCCAAACACGAGCATTATAGTTGTGTTATAGACCTGCTGTGTAAAGCAGGTCGATTAagtgatgcatttgagcttatTAGAAGAATGCCCATGAAGCCGCTTGCTTCTGTGTGGGGTGCTTTATTGAGTGGGTGCAGTATCCATAATAATGTAGATCTTGCAGAGATTGCTGTCGAACAACTTCTACAGCTAGCAAATGATGACAGGGGAGAAGAAGTCGGTGCTTATGTTCAGTTATCAAACATTTATTTAGGTGCCCGGAGAAGTGAAGATGCACTTAGGATAAGGAAGATGATTGGTGAAAAAGGAATCAAGAAGACACCAGGCTGCAGCATGCTAGAGGTGGATGGGAAGGTTAATGAGTTTGTTTCAGGAGATGTATCCCATTCACATTGTGTTCAGATTTGTACAATGTTGGATCTAATATCTGCTGACTCATTTCAGGAACTGTAA
- the LOC112185358 gene encoding uncharacterized protein LOC112185358, with protein MEFFKRARVVRLRSHHEKYLLAEDDQETVCQDRDGTARNATWTVEIVQSGTALRLKSCYGKYLTASNMPFRLGLRGKKVLQTLPKRLDSSLEWEPVREGYRIKLKTPYGQFLRANGGVPPWRNSITHDVPHRSARQDWVLWDIDVVELKRDSPEHPSMAAAQPTPARAQSPPARAQSPPAKPQSPLAAPQSPPTVAQPPTSPPPELPIEISESSSPTKIELRSPQLLQKESRKSIDHGSPRNNGRMIFYHVADDKGEAHDDGTESVSFSFKGSEVEALKKRLKEETGLEEFEVCSRNPLNGQLYPLRLHLPPNNHDMHVVVVPSLTEGSESSPD; from the exons ATGGAGTTTTTCAAAAGAGCTAGAGTGGTACGATTGCGAAGCCACCATGAAAAATATCTATTAGCAGAGGATGATCAAGAGACTGTGTGCCAAGATCGTGATGGAACGGCGAGGAATGCTACATGGACAGTGGAGATTGTCCAAAGTGGAACAGCTTTACGTTTGAAAAGCTGTTATGGAAAATACTTAACAGCTTCTAACATGCCATTCCGTCTAGGATTGAGAGGCAAGAAAGTCCTACAAACCCTGCCAAAGAGACTCGATTCTTCTTTGGAATGGGAGCCTGTAAGGGAGGGATACCGGATTAAGCTCAAGACACCCTATGGTCAATTCTTGCGTGCAAATGGCGGTGTACCACCTTGGAGAAACTCCATCACCCATGATGTCCCTCATAGATCTGCAAGACAGGATTGGGTTTTGTGGGATATAGATGTTGTGGAGCTTAAACGTGATTCTCCAGAACATCCATCAATGGCTGCGGCACAGCCCACTCCTGCAAGGGCACAATCCCCACCTGCAAGGGCACAATCACCTCCTGCAAAGCCACAGTCCCCTCTTGCAGCGCCACAATCCCCTCCTACAGTGGCACAACCCCCTACTTCTCCACCACCTGAATTACCTATAGAGATTTCAGAATCGAGCTCTCCGACTAAGATTGAGCTTAGGTCTCCCCAACTTCTCCAAAAAGAG TCAAGGAAGTCAATTGATCATGGTTCGCCAAGGAACAATGGAAGAATGATCTTCTATCATGTAGCAGATGACAAAGGAGAAGCCCATGACGATGGAACAGAAAGTGTTTCCTTTTCATTCAAAGGTAGTGAGGTAGAGGCGTTGAAGAAAAGGTTGAAGGAAGAGACAGGGCTCGAGGAATTTGAAGTATGTTCACGCAATCCACTGAATGGCCAACTTTACCCACTTCGCTTACATCTTCCTCCAAACAACCATGATATGCATGTTGTGGTGGTTCCCTCCTTGACCGAAG GATCTGAATCATCACCGGACTGA